The Sylvia atricapilla isolate bSylAtr1 chromosome 12, bSylAtr1.pri, whole genome shotgun sequence genome has a segment encoding these proteins:
- the SLC38A8 gene encoding solute carrier family 38 member 8: MERAAGEGRPLLPAAGRSARLSSPGLSSPGLSSAGAVFILLKSALGAGLLSFPWAFGRAGGAVPALLVELGHDVVWPGSLVFLVSGLAVLGYAAALSAQPTYQGVVRAVCGAAVGKLCEVCFLLNLFMISVALLRVVGDQLEKLCDSLYPNGTLSEAPQLPPWYVDQRFTLSALCVLVIFPLSVPREIGFQKYSSILGTLAACYLTLVIILKYYLQAESLRLTEPPQSSRSSSWTSIFSVIPTICFGFQCHEACVAIYSSMRNQSFSHWVTVSVLSMLICLLIYSLTGLYGYLTFGKAVASDVLMSYPGNDPVVIVARLLFGVSIVTIYPIVVLLGRSVVKDLWAAPKRGAVAVSEAQERRSRVALTVTWMAATLGIALFVPDIGKVIELIGGISAFFIFIFPAGLCLVCMTGTCSLGPRKKAALIAWGVLSVLGGAFVCGQSAALAVLGLLH; encoded by the exons ATggagcgggcggcgggcgaGGGCCGGCCCCTGCTGCCGGCGGCGGGCCGCTCCGCACGGCTCTCCTCGCCGGGGCTCTCCTCGCCGGGGCTCTCCTCCGCCGGCGCCGTCTTCATCCTGCTCAAGTCTGCGCTGGGCGCGGGGCTGCTCAGCTTCCCCTGGGCCTTCGGCAGGGCGGGCGGGGCCGTCCCCGCGCTCCTGGTGGAGCTG GGCCACGACGTGGTCTGGCCG GGCTCGCTGGTGTTCCTGGTGAGCGGGCTGGCCGTGCTGGGCTATGCCGCGGCCCTCAGCGCCCAGCCCACCTACCAGGGCGTGGTGCGGGCCGTGTGCGGGGCGGCCGTGGGGAAGCTCTGTGAGGTCTGCTTCCTCCTCAACCTCTTCATGATCTCCGTGGCCCTCCTCAGGGTGGTGGGCGACCAGCTGGAGAAAC TGTGTGACTCCCTGTACCCCAATGGGACACTGAGTGAGGCCCCCCAGCTGCCCCCCTGGTACGTGGACCAGCGCTTCACCCTCTCGGCTCTCTGTGTCCTCGTCATCTTccccctctctgtccccagggagaTCGGCTTCCAGAAGTACTCCAG CATCCTGGGCACACTGGCTGCCTGCTACCTCACTCTGGTCATCATCCTGAAATACTACCTGCAGGCGGAGAGCCTGCGTTTGACTGAGCCCCCCCAGTCCTCCAG ATCCTCCTCCTGGACCTCCATCTTCAGTGTCATTCCCACCATCTGCTTTGGCTTCCAG TGCCACGAGGCATGTGTGGCCATCTACAGCAGCATGCGCAACCAGAGCTTCTCCCACTGGGTCACCGTCTCTGTGCTCTCCATGCTCATTTGCCTGCTCATCTACTCCCTCACTG GGCTCTATGGCTACCTGACCTTCGGCAAGGCCGTGGCGTCCGATGTCCTGATGTCCTACCCAGGGAATGACCCGGTTGTCATTGTCGCCCGCCTGCTCTTTGGCGTCTCCATTGTCACCATTTACCCCattgtggtgctgctgggcag ATCCGTGGTGAAGGACTTGTGGGCAGCCCCGAAGCGCGGGGCCGTGGCGGTGTCTGAGGCACAGGAGCGGCGCAGCCGGGTGGCGCTGACGGTCACCTGGATGGCTGCCACCCTGGGCATCGCCCTCTTTGTCCCCGACATTGGCAAAGTCATCGAACTCATCGGGGGCATCAGCGccttcttcatcttcatcttcccaG cagggctgtgcctcgTGTGCATGACTGGGACCTGCAGCCTTGGGCCGCGCAAAAA ggctgctctcatcGCCTGGGGGGTTCTCTCTGTTCTGGGCGGTGCCTTTGTCTGCGGGCAGAGTGCTGCCCTGgccgtgctggggctgctgcactGA